The following are encoded together in the Flavobacterium sp. TR2 genome:
- a CDS encoding sensor histidine kinase: MKQRINLLIAFSVIALIVLMTVQCYLVKTAYEYKVAQFHTQIKNEIAQISNNYSDIDSAFVAKKEALYKSLSEKYIKGKNSKLDTKIGVLQNEYQSAVTREIQRKFERDLPNFKIDFAIVLNKFILYKNAQKADTIFSEKPFIQNKLYGNLASLNHAFLVRNYVGTTNGTFENQEYQLLTEDSMYVSVIDWEMIILRRMTFILILSLLSILTLITLFAIALKALIKQKKVSDVKTDFINNITHELKTPLATLGISTKILAQKNIRDNDENFNAIVSTISRQNSRLQNLIDQVVANSLAENEIELQKEKIEVEDFLISIVSDFKIAFPKITLETDFQTEKTFLFLDRFHLTTAFLNVLENAVKYGSSTITVKTTIIERQFSVSFEDNGIGIAKNKQALLFEKFYRVEQGNLHNTKGLGLGLYYVDQIVKAHQGSVNVISDLGKGAQFTILLKV, translated from the coding sequence ATGAAACAAAGAATCAATTTATTGATCGCATTTTCTGTCATAGCGCTTATCGTGCTTATGACTGTGCAATGCTATTTGGTAAAAACGGCCTACGAATACAAAGTGGCGCAGTTTCATACGCAGATTAAAAATGAAATCGCCCAGATTTCAAACAACTACAGTGATATCGATTCGGCCTTTGTTGCAAAAAAAGAAGCACTTTACAAAAGTCTTTCTGAAAAATATATAAAAGGAAAAAATAGTAAGCTGGATACTAAAATTGGTGTTTTGCAGAATGAATACCAGAGTGCTGTAACGAGAGAAATTCAGCGAAAATTTGAAAGAGATCTTCCGAATTTTAAAATTGATTTTGCCATTGTGCTCAACAAATTCATTTTGTACAAAAACGCTCAAAAAGCCGACACCATTTTCTCTGAAAAACCTTTTATTCAAAATAAATTGTACGGAAATCTGGCTTCTTTAAATCATGCTTTTTTAGTTCGAAATTATGTTGGAACAACCAACGGAACTTTTGAAAATCAGGAATATCAATTGCTAACAGAAGATTCTATGTATGTTTCTGTAATTGATTGGGAAATGATTATTTTGAGACGAATGACTTTTATTCTCATTCTATCTTTATTATCAATTCTAACTTTAATTACACTTTTTGCCATAGCTTTAAAAGCTTTAATTAAACAGAAAAAAGTAAGCGATGTTAAGACCGATTTTATCAATAATATTACGCACGAACTTAAAACGCCATTGGCCACTTTAGGAATTTCGACAAAGATTTTAGCCCAAAAAAACATTCGTGACAACGACGAAAACTTCAATGCAATTGTAAGCACCATTTCACGCCAGAACAGCCGTCTCCAAAATCTGATCGATCAGGTTGTGGCAAATTCGCTAGCAGAAAACGAAATTGAACTGCAGAAAGAAAAAATTGAAGTAGAAGATTTCCTGATTTCTATCGTAAGCGATTTCAAGATTGCTTTTCCGAAAATCACTCTTGAAACCGATTTTCAGACAGAAAAAACATTTTTGTTTTTGGATAGGTTCCATTTGACGACTGCCTTCTTAAATGTGCTTGAAAATGCTGTAAAATACGGTTCGAGCACGATTACAGTTAAAACAACAATTATAGAAAGACAATTCTCTGTAAGCTTTGAGGATAACGGAATCGGTATTGCCAAAAATAAACAGGCCCTTCTTTTTGAAAAATTCTATCGCGTCGAGCAAGGAAACCTGCATAATACAAAAGGTTTGGGTTTAGGACTATATTATGTCGATCAGATTGTTAAGGCGCACCAGGGCTCTGTAAATGTTATTAGCGATTTAGGAAAAGGTGCTCAGTTTACTATTTTATTAAAAGTTTAA
- a CDS encoding response regulator transcription factor has translation MKRLLLAEDDFDFAAILKQYLELHQFEVIWAENGEIALDYFKNQTFDICILDVMMPQMDGFSLAEKIITINPEIPFIFLTARKLKEDKIIGLKLGADDYIVKPFEVDELVLRLQNILKRIEQKRSLDGNNKIEIGSYIFDNERLTLNNKNHIQQLTEKEATLIEYLYLNHNQLLKRDEILMSVWKKDDYFSGRSMDVFISRLRKYFNSDPKIKIESVRNVGLEFKIEKP, from the coding sequence TTGAAAAGATTACTTTTAGCCGAAGACGATTTTGATTTTGCTGCAATTTTAAAGCAGTATCTAGAACTGCATCAATTTGAAGTAATCTGGGCCGAAAATGGCGAGATTGCTTTAGATTATTTTAAAAACCAAACTTTTGATATTTGCATTTTAGATGTCATGATGCCTCAAATGGACGGGTTTTCATTGGCAGAAAAGATTATTACAATCAATCCTGAAATTCCTTTTATTTTTCTGACGGCAAGAAAACTCAAAGAAGACAAAATTATTGGATTGAAACTTGGCGCAGACGATTATATCGTAAAGCCTTTTGAAGTTGACGAGCTCGTTCTTCGTTTGCAGAATATCCTCAAAAGAATTGAGCAAAAAAGAAGTCTTGATGGAAATAACAAAATTGAAATTGGCTCGTATATTTTTGACAACGAACGCTTAACGCTCAACAATAAAAATCATATCCAACAGCTTACGGAGAAAGAAGCCACTCTTATCGAATATTTGTATCTCAATCATAATCAGCTATTAAAAAGAGACGAAATTTTAATGTCAGTCTGGAAAAAAGACGATTATTTCTCAGGCCGAAGCATGGATGTTTTCATCAGCAGATTGAGAAAATACTTTAATTCAGATCCGAAAATCAAGATCGAAAGCGTCCGAAATGTTGGATTGGAATTTAAAATAGAAAAACCTTGA
- a CDS encoding cation:dicarboxylate symporter family transporter, with amino-acid sequence MDIATPNQPTNKSKKSTFHAISTNLTFWVLIAIIAGVLLGHFSPENGVKMEIVGKTFVDIIKLFIAPIIFLTIVLGISGMGNLRKVGRIGVKALVYFEVVSTVSLAIGIGVAYFFQPGKIDKSGLALQDASKYTDHASESFSWLQFFLSNLTLQVLLAAIVCGIALNFYDKREQTILVLERFSKFVFLGLKYVMYLAPIGAFGGMAYTIGKFGLATLIPLGKLMLCVYITMALFVFLVLGAILKYYKISILSILKFIKEELLLVLGTSSSEAALPSIMIKLERMGCSKSVVGLVIPTGYSFNLDGTSIYLSMAVIFLAQLYDVHLSFMEILSVIGILMITSKGAAGVTGSGFIVLASTLTAIHKIPVEGLAFLLGVDKFMSEARAITNIIGNTVATIIVSKTERDFTELNLEPVSE; translated from the coding sequence ATGGATATTGCCACACCAAACCAGCCGACTAACAAGTCAAAAAAAAGTACTTTTCATGCCATAAGTACTAATCTTACCTTTTGGGTTCTAATCGCTATTATTGCGGGTGTTCTACTCGGACATTTTTCTCCTGAAAATGGGGTTAAAATGGAAATTGTAGGAAAAACATTTGTTGATATTATTAAATTATTTATTGCTCCAATTATATTTCTGACGATTGTTTTAGGAATTTCCGGAATGGGAAATTTGAGAAAAGTAGGAAGAATTGGAGTGAAAGCCTTGGTTTATTTTGAAGTAGTTTCTACAGTTTCCTTAGCAATTGGTATTGGCGTTGCCTATTTTTTTCAGCCGGGAAAAATTGATAAATCAGGTTTAGCTTTGCAGGATGCAAGCAAATATACCGACCATGCGTCTGAGAGCTTCTCATGGCTGCAATTTTTTCTGTCAAATTTGACGCTGCAGGTTTTGCTGGCCGCAATTGTTTGCGGTATTGCATTGAATTTTTATGATAAAAGAGAACAGACCATTTTGGTTCTGGAACGTTTCTCCAAATTTGTTTTCCTCGGATTAAAATATGTGATGTATCTGGCTCCAATTGGTGCTTTTGGCGGAATGGCCTACACAATTGGTAAATTTGGTTTAGCAACTTTGATTCCCCTAGGAAAATTGATGCTTTGCGTTTACATCACAATGGCTTTGTTTGTGTTTTTAGTTCTTGGAGCTATCCTGAAATATTATAAAATCAGCATTCTTTCCATCTTAAAATTCATCAAAGAAGAACTTTTACTAGTTCTTGGAACTTCGTCTTCTGAAGCTGCTTTGCCAAGCATCATGATAAAGTTAGAAAGAATGGGGTGCAGTAAATCGGTTGTGGGATTAGTGATTCCTACGGGTTATTCATTTAATTTGGATGGAACTTCAATTTACCTTTCAATGGCGGTAATATTCTTGGCTCAGCTGTATGATGTGCATTTGAGTTTTATGGAAATTCTGAGTGTAATCGGGATTTTGATGATTACATCAAAAGGTGCTGCGGGCGTGACCGGAAGTGGTTTTATTGTTTTGGCTTCGACCTTGACAGCCATACATAAAATTCCCGTTGAAGGTTTGGCTTTTTTATTGGGAGTAGATAAATTTATGAGCGAGGCTAGAGCAATTACAAACATTATTGGAAATACTGTCGCAACTATAATAGTTTCAAAAACAGAAAGAGATTTTACAGAGCTAAATTTAGAGCCTGTTTCAGAGTAG
- a CDS encoding LysM peptidoglycan-binding domain-containing protein, with translation MSLQDKYREVTNLASELGIENLQVREQDNVLYIDGTAKSAADKNKLWNAYEKLDPEYRSADVVMNIEVEESVSREYTVEIGDSLSKIGKAYGVSWQDIFEANKDIISNPDLIQPGWKLKIPTV, from the coding sequence ATGAGTTTGCAAGACAAATATAGAGAAGTGACCAATTTAGCATCTGAATTGGGAATCGAAAATTTGCAGGTGAGAGAACAAGATAATGTGCTTTACATTGACGGAACGGCAAAATCTGCTGCAGATAAAAACAAACTTTGGAACGCCTATGAAAAATTGGATCCAGAATATAGATCAGCTGATGTGGTGATGAATATAGAAGTTGAAGAAAGTGTTTCTAGAGAATATACCGTCGAAATTGGAGATTCGCTTTCTAAGATCGGAAAGGCTTATGGGGTTTCTTGGCAGGATATTTTTGAGGCCAATAAAGACATTATTTCAAATCCTGATTTAATTCAGCCAGGTTGGAAACTGAAGATACCTACGGTTTAG
- a CDS encoding BON domain-containing protein: protein MKMRSILLGMSLSIALVSCKPNDADVEKAIREKLSDATTVQVSVHDGVATITGTCEDEIFKKNIEKSVRATKGVKSVVNTCELARANQEPAAATVVINSDADLDKSVSKVVDAYDGVSATVVGGVVTLSGEIKKEKLQPLIQSIQELRPKKVDNKLTIK from the coding sequence ATGAAAATGAGATCCATTTTATTAGGAATGAGCCTTAGCATTGCTTTGGTTTCCTGCAAGCCAAACGATGCCGATGTTGAGAAAGCAATTCGAGAAAAGCTTAGCGATGCTACAACGGTGCAAGTTTCAGTGCATGACGGTGTTGCAACGATAACAGGAACTTGCGAAGACGAAATTTTCAAGAAAAACATTGAAAAAAGCGTAAGAGCGACCAAAGGTGTAAAATCTGTGGTAAACACCTGCGAACTGGCGAGAGCCAATCAAGAGCCTGCTGCAGCGACCGTTGTTATTAATTCTGATGCTGATTTAGATAAATCGGTTAGTAAAGTTGTAGATGCCTACGATGGCGTTAGCGCTACTGTTGTAGGCGGCGTTGTGACACTTTCGGGCGAAATCAAAAAAGAGAAACTGCAGCCTTTGATACAAAGCATACAGGAATTGCGTCCGAAAAAAGTAGATAATAAATTAACGATTAAATAA
- a CDS encoding NIPSNAP family protein → MKKLFLIFVLLIALTAKAQNRTPIYQLRIYEIFENNKKEFHERFRDHAMCIMKKYNFKIISIYESKSDKKTEFVYFLEWPNEATMKKAWEDFRKDQEWIDIKKLYTEKYGDVVGNIEDRVLTKLDYSPN, encoded by the coding sequence ATGAAAAAACTTTTTTTAATTTTTGTACTGCTTATTGCATTAACTGCAAAAGCTCAAAATAGAACTCCAATTTATCAATTACGTATTTATGAAATTTTTGAAAATAATAAAAAAGAGTTTCATGAACGTTTTCGAGATCATGCCATGTGTATCATGAAGAAATACAACTTTAAGATTATTTCTATTTACGAATCAAAATCAGATAAGAAAACCGAGTTTGTTTATTTTCTGGAATGGCCAAATGAAGCAACGATGAAAAAAGCTTGGGAAGATTTTAGAAAAGATCAGGAATGGATTGATATCAAAAAACTTTATACCGAAAAATATGGCGATGTTGTAGGCAATATCGAAGATCGAGTTTTGACTAAGCTTGATTATTCGCCTAACTAG
- the dnaX gene encoding DNA polymerase III subunit gamma/tau — MEQFVVSARKYRPQTFKDVVGQKAITNTLLNAIETNHLASALLFTGPRGVGKTTCARILARKINQPGYDDPTEDFAFNVFELDAASNNSVDDIRNLIDQVRIPPQTGQYKVYIIDEVHMLSSAAFNAFLKTLEEPPKHAIFILATTEKHKILPTILSRCQIFDFKRITVKDAKEHLADVAESQGINFEDDALHIIAQKADGAMRDALSIFDRVVSYCGTNLTRQAVTENLNVLDYETYISITDLLLENEIPKLLLAYNDILAKGFDGHHFIAGLASHFRDLLVSKTPSTIALLEVGEQAQQMYAVQSQKCSQDFLLKGIDIANDCDLKYKLSQNQRLLVELCLMQLASINFDGEKKKLSNS; from the coding sequence ATGGAACAATTTGTAGTATCGGCAAGAAAATATCGCCCGCAGACCTTTAAGGATGTTGTGGGGCAGAAAGCCATTACAAACACTTTGTTGAATGCTATAGAAACCAATCACTTAGCCTCTGCTCTTTTATTTACAGGACCGCGTGGAGTTGGTAAAACTACTTGTGCCCGTATCTTGGCTCGAAAAATAAATCAGCCTGGATATGACGATCCTACCGAAGATTTTGCTTTTAACGTTTTTGAGTTAGATGCCGCTTCAAACAACTCGGTTGATGATATTCGTAACCTTATCGATCAGGTTCGAATCCCGCCACAAACTGGACAATACAAAGTATATATCATTGACGAGGTTCATATGTTGTCTTCGGCCGCTTTTAATGCTTTTCTTAAAACATTAGAAGAACCGCCAAAACACGCTATTTTTATTTTAGCAACAACAGAAAAACACAAAATCCTTCCAACGATTTTATCTCGCTGTCAGATTTTTGATTTTAAAAGAATTACAGTAAAAGATGCTAAAGAACATTTGGCAGATGTTGCTGAAAGTCAGGGAATCAATTTTGAAGATGATGCATTGCATATTATTGCCCAAAAGGCAGATGGCGCCATGCGTGATGCTTTGTCTATTTTTGACCGTGTAGTTTCGTACTGCGGAACAAACTTGACTCGTCAGGCTGTAACCGAAAACTTGAACGTTTTAGATTACGAAACGTACATTTCGATTACTGATTTACTTCTTGAAAACGAGATTCCGAAACTTTTATTGGCATACAATGACATCTTAGCCAAAGGTTTTGACGGCCATCATTTTATTGCTGGTCTGGCTTCACATTTCAGAGATTTATTGGTCAGCAAAACACCTTCGACCATTGCTTTATTAGAAGTTGGCGAACAAGCGCAGCAAATGTATGCCGTTCAGTCGCAAAAATGTTCTCAGGATTTCTTGCTTAAAGGAATTGACATTGCGAACGACTGCGATTTAAAATACAAATTAAGTCAGAATCAACGCCTTTTAGTTGAATTATGCTTGATGCAATTGGCCTCTATCAACTTTGATGGAGAAAAAAAAAAGCTGAGCAATTCATAA
- a CDS encoding DNA polymerase III subunit gamma/tau produces MQTQEAPKTEENGAPKVSAFSLASIRKKKEMEANGKTYVKPTTAYLTEEFNETDMRLHWNKYAERLGQKGLKIMESILLISDPVLNGTTISYELPNEGSKLDFESQMNGLLGYLKGHLHNHDISIEVIVNEEIKTVRSLNDQDRYNRFLEINPNIELLRTTFGLDLNL; encoded by the coding sequence GTGCAAACTCAGGAAGCTCCAAAAACTGAAGAAAATGGCGCTCCAAAAGTTTCTGCTTTTTCTCTTGCCAGCATTCGCAAGAAAAAAGAAATGGAAGCCAACGGCAAGACGTATGTTAAACCCACTACTGCTTATCTAACGGAAGAATTTAACGAAACCGATATGCGTCTTCATTGGAACAAATATGCGGAACGTTTAGGCCAAAAAGGTCTTAAGATCATGGAATCAATTCTATTGATTAGTGATCCCGTTCTGAATGGCACAACAATTTCTTATGAATTGCCAAATGAAGGTTCCAAATTGGATTTTGAGAGTCAGATGAACGGTTTATTAGGATACTTAAAAGGCCACTTACATAATCATGACATTTCAATAGAAGTGATTGTAAATGAAGAAATTAAAACCGTAAGATCTCTTAACGATCAAGATCGATACAATCGTTTCTTAGAAATCAATCCAAACATTGAGCTTTTACGCACTACATTTGGATTGGATTTAAATCTTTAG
- a CDS encoding NAD(P)H-dependent oxidoreductase translates to MKKILIINGHPNAESFNFGIAESYQKGAIDSGAIIETITIVDLNFNPNLKFGYQKRTDLEPDLLESWEKIKRADHLVWIHPVWWGGLPAITKGFIDRLFLPGMAFQYRENSVWWDKLLKGKTAHIITTLDQPSWYYRFAYGRPSVNQLKKSTLEFCGVKPVKVSYIGIIKGSDDSQREKWLKKVYNLGLKNK, encoded by the coding sequence ATGAAAAAAATACTGATCATAAACGGGCATCCGAATGCTGAAAGCTTCAATTTTGGCATTGCAGAATCGTACCAAAAAGGCGCAATTGATTCTGGCGCTATAATAGAAACCATTACAATAGTCGATTTAAATTTCAACCCCAATCTCAAGTTTGGCTACCAAAAACGAACCGATCTAGAACCAGATTTGTTAGAATCGTGGGAAAAAATAAAAAGAGCCGATCATTTGGTTTGGATTCATCCTGTTTGGTGGGGCGGACTGCCAGCCATAACAAAAGGATTTATCGATCGTCTATTCCTGCCAGGAATGGCCTTTCAATACCGTGAAAATTCAGTCTGGTGGGATAAATTGCTCAAAGGAAAAACAGCGCACATCATCACAACACTAGATCAGCCGAGCTGGTATTATAGATTTGCTTATGGAAGACCAAGCGTTAACCAGTTAAAAAAATCTACTTTAGAATTCTGCGGTGTAAAGCCTGTAAAAGTAAGTTACATCGGAATTATAAAGGGTTCAGATGATTCCCAAAGAGAAAAATGGTTAAAGAAAGTTTATAATCTTGGACTCAAAAACAAATAA
- a CDS encoding Crp/Fnr family transcriptional regulator yields the protein MKAIFQSIQDFSADELSLLESLITFRVVKKGELLLTENKVCNEIVFIEKGILRSFFVNHKGDEITNCFAFENEFMASFASFITEEKAEESIQALTDTALQILDRKALEKLYQSSFNWQETGRKLTEIEFVNLHKRMVSFQKLSGAQRYEELCQNHQKYIQLIPLQYLASYLGITPRHLSRIRKAMI from the coding sequence ATGAAAGCTATTTTTCAATCCATTCAAGATTTTTCAGCCGATGAATTAAGCCTTTTAGAAAGTTTGATTACATTTCGGGTAGTAAAAAAAGGAGAACTTTTGTTGACTGAAAATAAGGTTTGCAACGAAATTGTTTTTATTGAAAAAGGAATTCTCCGTTCCTTTTTTGTCAATCATAAAGGAGACGAAATCACCAATTGTTTTGCTTTCGAAAATGAATTTATGGCGTCCTTTGCCAGTTTTATCACAGAAGAAAAAGCAGAAGAAAGTATTCAGGCGCTAACCGATACAGCATTACAGATTCTGGATCGAAAAGCTCTCGAAAAACTGTATCAATCTAGTTTCAATTGGCAGGAAACAGGAAGAAAGTTAACTGAAATAGAGTTTGTAAACCTACACAAAAGAATGGTTTCCTTTCAGAAATTATCGGGCGCACAACGTTACGAAGAACTTTGCCAGAATCATCAAAAGTATATTCAGCTAATTCCGTTACAATATTTGGCTTCTTACCTAGGAATTACCCCAAGACATTTAAGCCGAATTAGAAAGGCAATGATTTGA
- a CDS encoding TMEM175 family protein gives MNKGRLEAFSDGVLAIIITIMILEIKAPEGHEFADLKPLIPKFLSYVLSFIYVGIYWNNHHYLLHGLSKVNGKVLWSNLHFLFWLSLIPVSTAWMGEHNFEKAAMALYGAILLLSAISYVILQYTIICSEGDDSALRKVLKKDFKGKISLVLYVIGIAAAFYNQWISGAAYFTVAMLWLIPDKRIESVFASKE, from the coding sequence ATGAATAAAGGCAGGCTTGAAGCTTTCAGTGATGGCGTTTTGGCAATCATCATAACCATTATGATTCTGGAAATTAAAGCGCCGGAAGGGCACGAATTTGCAGATTTAAAACCGCTTATCCCTAAGTTTTTAAGCTATGTTTTAAGTTTTATTTATGTTGGAATATACTGGAACAACCACCATTATTTGCTTCATGGCTTATCTAAAGTAAACGGAAAAGTATTGTGGAGCAATCTGCATTTTTTGTTTTGGCTGTCTTTAATTCCTGTTTCTACAGCGTGGATGGGAGAACATAATTTTGAAAAAGCGGCAATGGCATTATATGGTGCTATTCTGCTTCTTTCTGCAATCTCGTACGTTATACTGCAATATACAATTATATGCAGCGAAGGAGACGATTCGGCTTTGAGAAAAGTGCTTAAAAAAGATTTCAAAGGTAAAATCTCTCTAGTTTTGTATGTAATAGGGATTGCCGCGGCATTTTACAATCAGTGGATTTCTGGCGCTGCTTATTTTACTGTAGCCATGCTGTGGCTTATTCCAGACAAAAGAATCGAGAGCGTTTTTGCTTCAAAAGAATAG
- a CDS encoding Ppx/GppA phosphatase family protein, whose translation MINIRKFAAIDIGSNAMRLLIANVVEQEGKEPQFNKSSLVRVPIRLGQDAFTVGEISPENIDRMVDAMKAFNLLMKVHKVERYMAFATSAMREAYNAKEVVALIKKKADIKIEIIDGKKEAAIIASTDLHHLIKSDETYLFVDVGGGSTEFTLFSDGKMITSRSFKAGTVRLLNNMVHDVVWDEIEKWIKTNTADYDEVTLIGSGGNINKLFKMSGKQQEKPLSYIYVNSQYAFLNSLTYEQRIAELGLNSDRADVIIHATRIYLNAMKWSGARQIYVPKIGLSDGIVKAMYFGKI comes from the coding sequence ATGATTAATATTAGGAAGTTTGCAGCGATAGATATCGGTTCAAATGCTATGAGGCTTTTGATCGCTAACGTTGTGGAACAAGAAGGCAAAGAACCGCAGTTTAACAAAAGTTCCCTTGTTCGTGTGCCAATTCGTTTAGGGCAGGACGCCTTTACGGTTGGAGAAATTTCACCAGAAAATATAGATCGAATGGTAGATGCCATGAAAGCATTCAACCTTTTGATGAAAGTACATAAAGTTGAGCGTTATATGGCATTTGCAACTTCTGCAATGCGTGAAGCTTATAATGCTAAAGAAGTTGTGGCTTTAATTAAGAAGAAAGCCGACATTAAAATCGAAATTATAGACGGTAAAAAAGAAGCGGCAATTATTGCTTCTACAGATTTACACCATTTAATTAAATCTGACGAAACCTATCTTTTTGTGGACGTTGGAGGTGGAAGTACCGAGTTTACCTTATTCTCTGACGGAAAAATGATTACTTCAAGATCTTTCAAAGCAGGAACCGTTCGTTTGTTGAACAACATGGTTCATGATGTTGTTTGGGATGAAATCGAAAAATGGATTAAAACCAACACGGCAGATTACGATGAGGTAACGCTGATAGGTTCTGGAGGTAACATTAACAAGTTGTTTAAAATGTCTGGAAAACAGCAGGAAAAACCGCTTTCGTACATTTATGTTAATTCACAATACGCATTCTTAAATTCATTGACTTACGAACAGAGAATTGCCGAATTAGGTCTGAATTCTGACCGTGCAGACGTAATCATCCATGCAACTCGCATTTATCTGAATGCGATGAAATGGAGTGGTGCGCGCCAGATTTATGTTCCTAAAATCGGACTTTCAGATGGTATCGTAAAAGCAATGTATTTCGGCAAAATTTAA